One window of Camelina sativa cultivar DH55 chromosome 4, Cs, whole genome shotgun sequence genomic DNA carries:
- the LOC104780885 gene encoding uncharacterized protein LOC104780885 → MAEFICLFGKDSAAIVIKQPKKSPLFLRMIVLVFAMVCGLYICSVCLKQFGYVNLQSSQLVQTSPIDSHSLRFVTRIHYPKPQTFNRDECGHNPVRYFAILSMQRSGSGWFETLLNSHNNVSSNGEIFSVLDRRKNISSIIQTLDRVYNLDWFTSASKNECSAAIGFKWMLNQGLMVNHKEIVDYFNRRGVSAIFLFRRNPLRRMVSVLANSYDRYAKLLNGTHKSHVHSPEEADALSRYKPVINSTSLIHDLQETENSAAKALEYFNTTRHIVVFYEDLITNQTTLKQVQEFLNIPVKDLSSRQVKIHRGDLSDHIKNWEDINKTLNGTEYEKYLRADY, encoded by the exons ATGGCGGAGTTCATCTGTTTATTCGGAAAG GACAGTGCAGCGATTGTTATAAAGCAACCCAAGAAATCACCATTGTTCTTAAGGATGATAGTTTTGGTGTTCGCTATGGTTTGTGGTCTGTACATTTGCTCCGTTTGCTTAAAACAGTTCGGTTATGTCAATCTCCAAAGCTCACAACTTGTGCAAACTAGTCCTATTGATTCTCACTCGTTACGCTTTGTTACTCGGATTCATTACCCAAAGCCACAGACTTTTAATAG AGATGAATGTGGGCATAATCCGGTGAGGTACTTTGCGATATTGTCGATGCAGAGATCAGGAAGCGGTTGGTTTGAAACATTGTTGAATAGTCATAACAATGTGAGTTCTAACGGAGAGATCTTCTCGGTTTTGGATCGGAGAAAAAACATATCTTCGATCATTCAGACGCTTGATAGAGTTTATAATCTTGATTGGTTTACGAGTGCTTCAAAGAACGAATGCTCTGCTGCTATTGGATTCAAATGGATGCTTAACCAG GGTTTGATGGTTAACCATAAAGAAATAGTAGATTACTTTAACAGAAGAGGTGTCTCGGCGATATTTCTATTCAGAAGGAATCCTTTAAGAAGAATGGTTTCTGTGTTAGCAAATTCTTATGACCGTTATGCTAAGCTGTTGAATGGGACTCATAAGTCTCATGTTCATTCTCCTGAAGAG GCAGATGCACTTTCTAGGTATAAGCCGGTGATCAACTCAACATCTTTGATCCACGACttacaagaaacagagaattcaGCTGCAAAGGCGTTGGAATATTTCAATACCACTCGTCATATCGTTGTCTTCTACGAAGATCTCATAACAAATCAAACG ACATTGAAACAAGTTCAAGAGTTTTTGAACATTCCTGTGAAGGATTTGTCAAGCAGACAGGTGAAGATACACAGAGGAGATTTGTCAGATCACATAAAGAACTGGGAAGATATAAACAAGACATTGAACGGGACCGAGTACGAGAAATATCTACGAGCAGattattag